TGTGTCGTGCTACCAATCCGCTCGTGTGTCGACCACAGTGCCATCGGAACGACTCGCGGAGTTCCTCTGGGAACGACACGCCAACCCCTGGAGCGGGTGGACGCGCGTCTTCGCGTTCCCGGTGCTGGTGTACGCCGTCCTGACCCGGCGCAAGCGACTGCTGGTCGCGGCGGTCGCGGCCATCGCGGTCAACCCGGTCGTGCTCCCCCAGCCCGACGACGCTCGGGCCTGGACCAGCGAGGTGATCCAGGCCGAGCGCTACTGGGCCGACCACGGGAACCAGGGCGCACTCCTCCGGTCGCTCGACGCAGCGACGCTGCCGGTGACCGTCGCCGCCCTGTACGCCGCCTACCGACGGAAGCCGAAGTCGACGGCGGTCCTGACGGCGGCCTCGATGGCGCTGAAGTTCGCGTTCGTCAACGCGCTCGTTCGCCACTACGAGTCCGCGACCGAGGGCGACACGCCGACGGCGGCCACGGACGCCGCCGCGACGGATAGCGCACGGACCGACGCCTCCGAGGACGGCCCCCCGTAGGTGTTTTCGCCCCGGGGCCCTCACTCGTCGCCATGGACGCACAGCTCCGTGCGGGCGTCGCCGTCTACAACGCCGGCTACCACCACGCCGCCCACGACGCCTGGGAACAGCGCTGGCTCGACCTCGACGAGGGCGACGACGAGCGCTTTCTCCACGGACTCATCCAGTTCACCGCCGCCGTCCACCACGCGCGGCATCGCAACTGGTCGGGGGCGACCGGCCTCGCCGACAGCGCCGGCGACTACCTCGCCGACCTCCCCGCCGACTACCGCGGCGTGAACGTCGGTGAGGTCCGCGCGTACCTCGGCGCGCTCGAACGGGACCCCGAACGTGTCGAGCGAGCGCCAGCGCCGTCGCTCACCTACGAGGGCGCGGCGCTCGCGCTCGCGGATCTCGACTTCGAGTCGAGCACCGTCGCCGCCGAGGTACTCGCCGAGGGACTGGGCTACGACGAGGCCACCATCGAGCGGGGGGTCGAGTACGCCCGCACCGACCTCGAATCGGGCGAGGAGGGCAGCCAGTTCGTCACGTTCGTCCTCGATTTCGTCCGCGACCCCGACAGCCGACCGATCGTCGCCCAGCGACTCTCCGAACACGTCGACCGCCGTGAACGTCGGGAATCGGACGTGAACGGACTGTTCGACGAGCGGTGAGCCGGTCCCGTCCGCGCGTTCCCCCGTGTCCCCCCGTCATCGACGGATCACGTGCGCGATGTCGTCGAGAGCCGTGTACTCGTCGGCGGTTCGCTCCAGTACCTCGGACGTCGAGTCCTCGAAGGCGGCGACGTGAACGATCTTCCCCTGGTTCTGGACGTATCGGATCGCTTTGAGGAAGTCCCGGTCGCCGCTGACCACCGTCGCCACGTCGTAGGAATCGACCACTCCCTGAGCGATCAGCTCGACCGTGAGCCGGATGTCGGCCTCCTTCTCGTCGAGTCCGTCCTCGGTGCGTTTCAGGTCCGTGGACTCGACGCGGAACCCGTTTCGTTCGAGGAACGCGTAGAACCCCTCCTTGTCCCCCCGATTGCCGGGCTCGTGCGAGTCGAACCAGTACCCCCGTACCAGGTCGCGCTCGCCGACGAGTTCCCCAACCAGTTTGTCGATATCGTAGTCGAAACTCCCCCCTCCGAAACGTCTGGCACCGCCGACGAGATTTTGCGCGTCGACGAACAGCATCGTTCGCTTCACTGCCATGTATAGCGGGTCGACCTGTTAGTTGATAAATTACCGGTACCGTCCAGCGCCGTCAGATTCGAGTCGACGCGGTCCTTCGCTACTCACGTGGAACCCAACGTCGGCGGACGCGACCGTCTCGCACGTGGCATCGTCGCGGTACTACTGACCGTCGTCGCGGTGAAGGCGCTCGTCAGCGGCAAGCGCTCCCGGGGCCTCCTCCTGGGCGTCGCCGCGCTCGGGTTGGGATTCAACGCGACGACCTGTTTCTGCGGGCTGAACCGGGCGCTGGGGATCGACACGACCGAGTGAGCGAAAACAAGCGTTATCCGTCTGTTCGCATACGTACTGGTGTGCCCACTTGCCGGAACTGCGACGCCGTCGTGACGAAATCGTACGTGCGAGTGTTCGCGCCGAACGGGATGGACCAGCCCCGCGTCTGCCCGAACTGCGAGGACAAGACTCGCGACAAAGGCGACGTGCGAACCAAACGCAACTGAACTGAACTGAACGCCGACTCCGCGGTCGCCGACCGCGGCCCGGCCTCGGGACCCCCTCGGTCCGAAGAGCCTGCGGTCTTCCGCTCGTAGACCGTCGCTACACGTCGCGCTCGTAGTCGGCGACGTGCTCGTCGGCGTCCCACTCGGCGGAGTTGTCCTGCGGGTCGTAGCCCAGCGCCTCCCTGGCGCGCTCCAGCGAGTAGTACTTCCTGTCGTTGTCGGAGATGCCGTAGACGATCTCGAAGTCGTAGTCGGCTTCCAGGGCGCAGCGGTGGATACGGGCGCAGTCGGGATAGGAGAGCCACATCGCCTGGCCGCGCTCGTAGTCGATCGGTGGGTGACCCCGAGTGAGGTTACCGATGCGAACGTTGCACACCGAGATGCCGTGTTCGTCGTGGTAGTAGCGACCGAGCACCTCGCCGGCGGCCTTCGAGACGCCGTAGTGGTTGCCGGGACGGGGGAACTCGGTACCGTCGAGGCGGTAGTCGTCGCTCTCGCGGTACATTTCGGGGGTCCGCTCGTCGGTCTCGTAGGCGCCGACGGCGTGGTTCGAGGAGGCGAAGACGAACTTCTCGACGCCGGCGTCGACGGCGGCCTCGTACATCTTCTCGGTGCCGTCGATGTTGTTCGACAGCACGGAGGGCCACGGCGCGCTCGGTCGCGGGTCGCCGGCGAGGTGGATGACGGCCCCCACGCCGTCCATCGCCTCGGCGACGGCCTCCTCGTCGGTCACGTCGCCGATGCGATACTCGTGGTCGGGCTCGTCGTCCGGCGGGCTGTGGAGGAGCAACTGCCACTCGTACTCGTCGGCGAGCCCCTCCAGCACGGCCTGCCCGACGCGACCTCCTGCACCTGTGAGTAAGACCGGCTCGTCCATTCAGGTGAACCCTTGCGACCGCCCAGTAAGTAAGATGCGGTTCCGCTCCCATCTTTTTCGCCGGGGGGGTTTCCTCGCTCGCTTCGCTCGCTGCGGGAACCCCCCGGGCAAAAACATGGGTGAAAAAGCCGACTGCTCGGCTTCGCCTCGCAGTCGGTGAACCGGCGCCTCCGGCGCCGGATGCTCAGTACAGGTGAGATACCTACCACTCGATGTTATCTACTTACTGGGCATTTGGTAGTCCAAACACAGTGCAAGAGGAAGTAAACGCGTCTGGTGACGTTTACCCGACGCTATTGTATGAGTCGCCTGGGCTCTACTTGTTCGTTCCCTGCATTACTACTCGTGCCGTCGCACGGTCCTGTTCTGAGGTTCTGAGGAATCCTTTCGTGAAGCCCGCACCGAACGTCGCGTCGACGAGACCATCGCCTGTCTCGGGCGTCCCCTCACAGTCCACGACAGTGGCGAAGCGAACGGTGGAGGAGTTTCCCGTTGCGCTGTCAAACGTCAGATTCCACCGGTATCCCCTCGTCAACTGGTCAGTATCCAAGTAGAGGTTCGAGTCCGTGTCGTCATCGTCGGCCGGAACAACGTCTCCGGAGTGTGAGACGATCGAACCCGACTGCCAGTCGTGTTCGACTGTCAGCGAGGCAGTTTTCCACCCACTGCTCGCTCGGTAGTTTGACCCTGGAATGAGTCGGTATCTGGTGACGAGGGCGTACCGATCGGTCGGTTCGAGGTCGAGGACCGACGCGTCTTGCAGAACTGTACCGTACGTCTCGCTCCCCGCCGTCGTCGTGTCAGAGACCACGACGGGGCTATTCCGTTTCCCCGCCGGAGGTACCGGCTCCTCGGCATACGTTGCTGGTGGAGCGGAAGGCTGGTCAGCGACCCGCGCTGTGGCCCCGAGGGCGCCGACGACCCCAGCGGTGCCGGCCAGTCCGAGAAGCGTGCGACGCTGCATTAGTTCGGAGGAATGTATTCTAGACGAAATATCTGTTGATAAACCTGAAGATAAATGCCTGCAGAACAATTGGCCCGGAAGATA
This DNA window, taken from Halosimplex litoreum, encodes the following:
- a CDS encoding LabA-like NYN domain-containing protein, encoding MAVKRTMLFVDAQNLVGGARRFGGGSFDYDIDKLVGELVGERDLVRGYWFDSHEPGNRGDKEGFYAFLERNGFRVESTDLKRTEDGLDEKEADIRLTVELIAQGVVDSYDVATVVSGDRDFLKAIRYVQNQGKIVHVAAFEDSTSEVLERTADEYTALDDIAHVIRR
- the azf gene encoding NAD-dependent glucose-6-phosphate dehydrogenase Azf translates to MDEPVLLTGAGGRVGQAVLEGLADEYEWQLLLHSPPDDEPDHEYRIGDVTDEEAVAEAMDGVGAVIHLAGDPRPSAPWPSVLSNNIDGTEKMYEAAVDAGVEKFVFASSNHAVGAYETDERTPEMYRESDDYRLDGTEFPRPGNHYGVSKAAGEVLGRYYHDEHGISVCNVRIGNLTRGHPPIDYERGQAMWLSYPDCARIHRCALEADYDFEIVYGISDNDRKYYSLERAREALGYDPQDNSAEWDADEHVADYERDV
- a CDS encoding DUF6653 family protein, with protein sequence MSTTVPSERLAEFLWERHANPWSGWTRVFAFPVLVYAVLTRRKRLLVAAVAAIAVNPVVLPQPDDARAWTSEVIQAERYWADHGNQGALLRSLDAATLPVTVAALYAAYRRKPKSTAVLTAASMALKFAFVNALVRHYESATEGDTPTAATDAAATDSARTDASEDGPP
- a CDS encoding DUF7563 family protein codes for the protein MPTCRNCDAVVTKSYVRVFAPNGMDQPRVCPNCEDKTRDKGDVRTKRN
- a CDS encoding YgaP-like transmembrane domain, yielding MEPNVGGRDRLARGIVAVLLTVVAVKALVSGKRSRGLLLGVAALGLGFNATTCFCGLNRALGIDTTE
- a CDS encoding DUF309 domain-containing protein — translated: MDAQLRAGVAVYNAGYHHAAHDAWEQRWLDLDEGDDERFLHGLIQFTAAVHHARHRNWSGATGLADSAGDYLADLPADYRGVNVGEVRAYLGALERDPERVERAPAPSLTYEGAALALADLDFESSTVAAEVLAEGLGYDEATIERGVEYARTDLESGEEGSQFVTFVLDFVRDPDSRPIVAQRLSEHVDRRERRESDVNGLFDER